One genomic window of Solanum stenotomum isolate F172 chromosome 9, ASM1918654v1, whole genome shotgun sequence includes the following:
- the LOC125876554 gene encoding defensin-like protein, producing MARSICFMAFMVLAMMLFVSYEVQAQQICKSHSQTFKGLCFTDSSCRKACLTEEFTDGHCSKLLRKCLCTKICVFDKNSNEVKTTLGGEAKFLSEALLEEEIMME from the exons ATGGCTCGCTCCATTTGCTTCATGGCATTTATGGTCTTGGCAATGATGCTCTTTGTTTCCTATG AGGTGCAAGCTCAACAAATTTGCAAATCACATAGCCAAACCTTCAAAGGATTATGTTTTACCGACTCATCATGTAGAAAAGCTTGTCTCACAGAGGAGTTTACTGATGGACATTGTAGCAAACTCCTAAGAAAGTGCCTATGCACAAAGATTTGTGTATTTGACAAAAATtcaaatgaagttaaaacaacTTTGGGTGGGGAAGCAAAATTTTTAAGTGAAGCTTTGCTTGAAGAAGAGATTATGATGGAGTAA
- the LOC125877548 gene encoding uncharacterized mitochondrial protein AtMg00810-like: protein MELQELGIAGLMITCLVWGLNKVYLKVSLHVKRKGIDLLIVFLYIDDLLVTGNNVLLVEEFKMEMMQVFEMIDLGLMSYILGMEIKQGYDEFFICQKNDAGEILKKLHMENCKTTSTPMNPKEKLSKEDGTNKIDEGKFRSLIRCLLYLIATRSDILFVASLLLRFMYCAIEMHLRAEKQL, encoded by the exons ATGGAG CTCCAAGAGCTTGGTATAGCAGGATTGATGATCACTTGTTTAGTTTGGGGTTTGAACAAAGTGTATCTGAAAGTTTCTCTTCATGTCAAACGTAAAGGAATTGATCTTCTTATTGTTTTCCTTTATATTGATGATCTCTTGGTGACAGGAAACAATGTGTTGCTGGTTGAAGAGTTTAAGATGGAAATGATGCAAGTCTTTGAGATGATAGACCTGGGGCTGATGTCATACATTTTGGGAATGGAAATCAAGCAAggttatgatgaattttttaTCTGCCAAAAGAATGATGCAGGAGAGATACTAAAGAAACTCCATATGGAAAATTGCAAGACGACAAGCACACCAATGAATCCAAAGGAGAAGCTAAGCAAAGAGGATGGAACTAATAAAATTGATGAAGGAAAGTTCAGAAGCTTGATTAGATGTTTGTTGTATCTCATTGCTACAAGGTCGGATATTCTATTTGTTGCAAGTCTTTTACTTAGATTTATGTATTGTGCTATTGAAATGCATTTGCGAGCAGAAAAACAATTATAA